Proteins co-encoded in one Dasypus novemcinctus isolate mDasNov1 chromosome 6, mDasNov1.1.hap2, whole genome shotgun sequence genomic window:
- the SPRN gene encoding shadow of prion protein: protein MNWAAATCWALLLTAAFLCDSGAAKGGRGGARGSARGGLRGGARGSPRGRVRPAPRFGSSLRVAAAGAAAGAAAGAAAGLAAGSSWRRAEVPGARGLWDGEDEAPGGNGTDPGLYGYRGLTSGTGSTRAGPRLCLLLGGVLGVLLLPP from the coding sequence ATGAACTGGGCGGCCGCGACGTGCTGGGCTCTGCTGCTGACCGCCGCCTTCCTCTGCGACAGCGGTGCGGCCAAGGGTGGCCGGGGAGGGGCGCGCGGCAGCGCCCGGGGAGGGCTGCGTGGGGGCGCGCGCGGCTCCCCGAGGGGGCGCGTGAGGCCCGCGCCCCGCTTCGGCTCTTCCCTGCGCGTGGCGGCGGCTGGAGCCGCAGCGGGAGCAGCAGCGGGGGCGGCCGCGGGCCTGGCGGCAGGCTCCAGCTGGAGAAGGGCCGAGGTGCCCGGAGCACGCGGCCTGTGGGACGGCGAGGACGAGGCACCAGGTGGCAACGGGACCGACCCAGGCCTCTACGGCTACCGGGGCTTGACCTCGGGCACCGGGAGCACGCGAGCGGGCCCGCGCCTCTGCCTGCTGCTGGGCGGCGTCCTGGGGGTCCTACTGCTGCCGCCCTAG